A region from the Silene latifolia isolate original U9 population chromosome 7, ASM4854445v1, whole genome shotgun sequence genome encodes:
- the LOC141592559 gene encoding NAC domain-containing protein 17-like: MMSTTTTTTSTSVDLYDDVWPPGFRFHPTDEELILYYLKRKICRRKLKLDVIAEVDVYKWEPEELPELSSLKNGDRQWFFFSPRDRKYPNGSRANRATRQGYWKATGKDRTITCNSRDVGVKKTLVFYKGRAPSGQRTDWVMHEYVLEEDELKRCQNVHDHYAIYKMFKKSGPGPKNGEQYGAPFREEDWVDDDFVKSRSKSNLATVDQQVDYQNASLAETCKNAQANVSETGLDMILNNTIDVNAPWPVNLDDFEEALTQLQGTEDTLITTNARAAEALYGEPCITHTLGPQQNNMNSNFSVGQSWDATEVTSAVNPDFMPGGTSTVRPLYADRELSVEDFLEMDDLLSPDPGQVPSIQAQPDINDYEGGQLRDDDGFNLYYDADLFLGDIALNNQTMPPAQYPISQEEGYLNQDGFYPDVSTFGNETWSYATNSYLQNPTEDTRTTMPLQSSGVVYTGISECLTPESSQNQNEKHSQGTQPWLTSALWSFVESIPAAPASAAESALVNKAFKRMSSLSRIRINSRSTVTVTSVAVKSASVGVRGRVKGFFLFSFLAALLAVLCVCISSQSSFFGKLQCCKNL; encoded by the exons atgatgtcaacaacaacaacaacaacatcaacatctGTAGATCTTTATGATGATGTTTGGCCACCTGGGTTTCGATTTCACCCAACTGATGAAGAATTGATTCTTTATTATCTTAAAAGAAAGATTTGCCGTCGAAAGTTAAAGCTTGATGTTATTGCTGAAGTTGATGTTTATAAATGGGAACCTGAGGAATTACCAG AGCTATCATCGTTGAAGAATGGGGACAGACAGTGGTTCTTTTTCAGCCCCAGGGATAGGAAGTACCCGAATGGTTCAAGGGCAAACAGGGCTACTAGACAAGGTTACTGGAAGGCAACAGGAAAGGATCGTACCATTACTTGTAATTCACGTGATGTCGGCGTTAAGAAAACTTTGGTCTTTTATAAGGGCCGGGCCCCATCAGGTCAGCGCACAGATTGGGTAATGCATGAATATGTATTGGAGGAAGATGAGCTTAAGAGGTGTCAAAATGTCCATGATCATTATGCTATTTATAAGATGTTTAAGAAGAGTGGCCCTGGTCCTAAGAATGGTGAGCAGTATGGAGCTCCTTTTAGGGAGGAGGATTGGGTGGATGACGATTTCGTAAAAAGTAGAAGCAAGTCTAACCTTGCAACTGTCGATCAACAGGTGGACTATCAGAATGCCTCCCTTGCCGAGACTTGTAAAAATGCTCAAGCAAATGTCTCAGAAACTGGTCTTGATATGATTTTGAACAATACCATTGATGTTAATGCGCCATGGCCTGTAAATCTTGATGACTTTGAAGAGGCATTAACTCAG TTGCAAGGTACTGAAGACACTCTTATCACCACAAATGCAAGGGCTGCTGAAGCTTTGTATGGCGAGCCTTGTATTACTCATACTCTAGGCCCTCAGCAGAATAATATGAATTCGAATTTCAGTGTGGGACAATCATGGGACGCAACTGAAGTTACTTCAGCTGTAAATCCTGACTTTATGCCTGGAGGTACTTCCACAGTTCGTCCGCTGTATGCTGATCGAGAATTAAGTGTGGAGGATTTTCTGGAGATGGATGATCTTCTTAGTCCAGACCCTGGTCAAGTTCCATCAATTCAAGCCCAACCCGATATCAACGATTATGAGGGTGGGCAGTTGAGAGATGATGATGGATTCAATTTGTATTATGATGCTGACCTCTTTCTTGGTGATATTGCTCTTAACAATCAAACAATGCCTCCAGCTCAGTATCCAATATCACAGGAAGAAGGTTATCTTAACCAGGATGGCTTTTATCCAGATGTTTCTACTTTCGGAAATGAGACATGGAGTTATGCGACTAATTCTTATCTTCAGAACCCCACCGAGGATACGCGGACCACTATGCCTTTGCAATCGTCAG GTGTTGTATATACTGGCATTTCGGAATGTCTCACCCCCGAATCAAGTCAAAACCAGAATGAGAAACACAGCCAGGGAACTCAACCGTGGTTAACATCAGCGCTGTGGTCGTTTGTGGAATCAATACCAGCTGCTCCGGCATCGGCTGCTGAGAGCGCTTTAGTGAACAAGGCTTTTAAAAGGATGTCAAGTTTGAGTCGCATAAGGATTAATTCTAGAAGTACTGTCACAGTTACAAGTGTCGCCGTCAAGTCTGCAAGTGTAGGTGTAAGAGGCAGGGTAAAGGGATTCTTCTTGTTCTCATTTTTGGCTGCCTTATTGGCTGTATTATGTGTGTGTATTAGTTCACAATCTAGCTTTTTCGGGAAATTACAGTGCTGTAAGAATTTATAG